The DNA segment TTCGAAGCCAATGGCAAGAAGATGCCCAAAGGCCTGTTCGAGCATCTGAAGGATCAAGACGGCGCCTGATTCAGCAGGCAATCAAGCCGCGCTTTTTAAACACAAGCGCGGCTTTTTCATGTCTGCCGTTTACAACTGAAAGCGCCGCACCATGCCTTGCAAAGCGTTGGCCAGTTTCGACAATTCGTGGCTGGAGGCACTGGTCTGATCGGCCCCCGCGGCCGAACGCACCGACAGGTCGCGAATATTGACCAGATTGCGATCCACTTCCCGCGCCACCTGCGCCTGTTCCTCGGCGGCGCTGGCGATGACCAGATTACGCTCGTGAATCTCGTGCACCGACGCGGTGATCGTCTGCAACGCTTCACCGGCGCGCGCCGCCATGCTCAGCGTGGTGCTCGCACGCGCGGCACTGGCCTGCATCGACTCCAGCGCCAGGCTCGAACCGTTGCGCATGCCCTGCACCATCTGCTCGATTTCCTGGGTCGATTGCTGGGTGCGATGGGCCAGCGCGCGCACCTCATCGGCGACCACGGCAAAACCACGCCCGCTTTCGCCGGCCCGCGCCGCTTCAATCGCCGCGTTGAGCGCCAACAGGTTGGTCTGCTCGGCAATCGCGCGAATCACGTCGAGCACCTTGCCGATGTCCTGGGACTGATTGGCCAACGATTGCACCAACTCGCCGGTGTGCTGCACATCAGCGGCCAGGGCACTGATGGCGCTGGCAGTCTCGCTGACCCGCTCCTGCCCCAGTTGCGCCGAATCGCTGGATTGGCGAGTGGCGTCACTGGTCGAAACGGCGTTGCGCGCGACCTCCTCCACTGCCGTGGTCATTTCGTTGACCGCGGTGGCCGCCTGTTCGATTTCATTGTTCTGCTGCTGCAGGCCCTGGGAGCTGTCGAGCGTCACTGCGTTGAGTTCGTCGGCAGCGGAGGCCAGTTGCGTGGCCGAGCCGCTGATGCCCTGCAAGGTCTCGCGCAGGTTCTGCTGCATGGTCGCCAGTGCCTTGAGCAAACGGCTGACTTCGTCATTGCCCTGAGTTTCGATAGGACGGGTCAGATCGCCCTGAGCCACGCTTTCCGCAGCGCTGACTGCACTGCTCAGCGGTCGCACGATGCTGCGTGTCAGCAGCATGGCAAGCGCCACGGTCGCAAGCGCCGCCAGTGCGATGAACACGCTGACGATGGTGCGCGACGTGGCGTAATGAGCGGCTGACTTCTGGCTTTCCAGCGCGACCTGTTTGGCGAACAGATCCGCCAGGTCATTGAGTTGCTTGCCCGAGCCATCGACCACGGTTTTCATGTCGACGAGCAGCAGTTTGGTCAATTCGTCACGCTTGCCCTGCTCGGCCAGAGTGAACGATTGGGCAATCCCGGTGCGGTAAGCGGCGAAGGTCTGCTTGAACTGGTCGTAGAGCTGCTGCCCCTCGGGCGTGGTGACCAGATTGTCGTAGGCAGTGATTTTTTCGCTGAGCTCTTTATCGCGGGTGTCCATCTGGCCGCGGTAAGTCGGGATGTTCTTCGGGTCTTCGTCCAGCGCCATGCGCAAGGAGATGGTACGGATACGCAGCATCAGCTCGCGGATCTCGTCACCACCACGAATGCTCGGCAGCCACTGAGTCTCCACGGCGACTTCACTGTCGCGAATGCTCGACATCTGCCCGAGGGCGAATACGCCCAGCAAGGCCACCAATACCGCGATCAGGGCAAAGCCCAAGGCAGCCCGCGGAGCAATATTCAACTGACGAAGCAACATGACGAACGCCCTTATTCTTGTATTGGCCAGATGCGAGGGGCGAAGCCATGGCAGTCCCCTCGTGTTAGCGGGCTATCGGCCGGTTGTATGACGACTTGAAGGGATTTGCCTTTTCAGCAGCCAAAAAAAATCCCCGTATCTTTCGATACGAGGATTTTCAATATGGTCGGGGTAAGGGGATTCGAACTCCTGACATCCTGCTCCCAAAGCAGGCGCGCTACCGGACTGCGCTATACCCCGGTAAAAAAAAGGCGACCTTTCAAAGATCGCCTTCTTCGATCAGCGCTTTTGGCCTCTGATCTTAAGATTCGATCCCAGCGCTAACTGGTTTCAAAAATGGTGGGTCGTGTGGGATTCGAACCTACGACCAATTGGTTAAAAGCCAACTGCTCTACCAACTGAGCTAACGACCCAAAAATGGTCGGGGTAAGGGGATTCGAACTCCTGACATCCTGCTCCCAAAGCAGGCGCGCTACCGGACTGCGCTATACCCCGGTTTGAAATTGGCTCCGTGACCAGGACTCGAACCTGGGACCCAATGATTAACAGTCATTTGCTCTACCGACTGAGCTATCACGGAACTACATATTTCAATTTACAACGGTGAAACCTGAAGCTTCTCGACACCGCTTTCGCATCGCTGCGTTCGTGTGTCTGAGGCGCGCTATTCTACAACCTAGAACACCTCTGTCAACCCCCTAAATTGCTTTCAAGTTAATGATTTGCAACTTATTTCAGTTTTCAACCCAGTGAGTTGAAACGCTGCCGGCGACTGACTGCGGGGCGCACTTTACAAGCCTTTTCCTTTGAGTTCAACAGCCTAACGAAAAAAAAGGCCCCACAATGTGGGGCCTCGGTTTTTCCGTTGACGCATCGCATCAGTTGAAAACGATTTCCTCGTTCTCGACGGTGCCGGTTGCGGTGTCGCCCGGCATGAAGTGACCGGAAAGGATCAACTGCGCCAGCGGGTTTTCGATCCAGCGCTGAATCGCACGCTTCAACGGCCGTGCGCCATAGACCGGGTCGTAACCGACGGCAATCAGCTTGTCCATCGCCTCCGGGCTCAACTCCAGCTTCAGCTCACGCTCGGCCAGACGGCTGCGCAGACGGCCCAGCTGGATCTCGGTAATGCCCGCGATCTGATCACGCGCCAGCGGCTCGAAGATCACCACTTCGTCGACACGGTTGATGAACTCCGGACGGAAGTGCGACGTCAGCGCGTCCATCACTGCTGCACGCTGCGCTTCACGATCACCGACCAGTTCCTGGATCTGCATCGAGCCAAGGTTCGAGGTCATCACGATCACCGTGTTGCGGAAATCCACCGTACGGCCATGGCTGTCGGTCAGGCGCCCATCCTCGAGCACTTGCAGCAGGATGTTGAATACATCCGGGTGCGCCTTCTCGACTTCGTCCATCAGGATCACCGAGTAAGGCTTGCGCCGTACCGCTTCGGTCAGATAACCGCCCTCTTCATAGCCGACATAGCCCGGTGGTGCGCCGATCAGACGAGCCACGGAGTGTTTCTCCATGAACTCGGACATGTCGATGCGCACCATTGCCTCTTCGGTATCGAAGAGGAATTCGGCCAGCGCCTTGCACAGCTCGGTTTTACCGACACCGGTCGGGCCGAGGAACATGAACGAGCCGCTCGGACGATTCGGGTCGGACAAGCCGGCGCGCGAACGGCGTACCGCGTTGGCCACTGCCACGACTGCTTCTTCCTGACCGATCACGCGTTTGTGCAACAGGCTTTCCATCTTCATCAGCTTGTCGCGCTCGCCTTCGAGCATTTTCGACACCGGGATGCCGGTCCATTTCGACACGACTTCGGCGATCTCTTCCTCGGTGACCTTGCTGCGCAGCAACTGGTTTTCGCTCTTGCCGTGCTGGTCGACCATTTGCAGGCTGCGCTCCAGATCCGGGATCACCCCGTACTGCAACTCGGCCATGCGGTTCAGATCGCCTTTGCGGCGGGCCGCTTCCAGCTCCTGGCGCGATTGCTCGATCTTCTGCTGAATCTGCGCAGAACCCTGCACCTCGGCTTTTTCCGAGTTCCAGATTTCTTCCAGGTCGGAATACTCACGCTCGTGACGCTCGATTTCTTCCTGGAGTTTTTCCAGACGTTTCTTCGCTGCGTCGTCGCTTTCTTTCTTCAGTGCCTGGGATTCGACTTTAAGCTGAATCAGGCGCCGCTCCAGACGATCCAGCACTTCCGGCTTGGAGTCGATTTCCATGCGGATGCGGCTGGCGGCCTCGTCGATGAGGTCGATGGCCTTGTCGGGCAATTGCCGATCGGTGATGTAGCGATGGCTGAGCTTGGCCGCGGCGATGATCGCGCCGTCGGTAATCGCGACTTTATGATGGACCTCGTAACGCTCTTTGAGGCCACGAAGAATCGCGATGGTGTCTTCTTCGCTCGGTTCATCCACCAGCACTTTCTGGAAACGCCGCTCGAGCGCCGCGTCCTTCTCTATATATTGGCGGTACTCGTTGAGCGTGGTCGCGCCGACGCAGTGCAACTCACCGCGTGCCAATGCAGGCTTGAGCATGTTGCCGGCATCCATCGAGCCTTCGCCTTTACCGGCGCCGACCATGGTGTGCAGTTCGTCGATGAACAGAATGATCTGCCCTTCCTGCTTCGACAGCTCATTGAGCAGGCCTTTGAGGCGTTCTTCGAACTCACCGCGGTACTTGGCACCGGCAATCAGCGCGCCCATGTCCAGCGACAGCAGACGCTTGCCCTTTAGGCCGTCCGGCACTTCACCGTTGATGATGCGCTGGGCCAGGCCTTCGGCGATGGCGGTTTTACCTACGCCAGGCTCACCGATCAGCACCGGGTTGTTCTTGGTGCGGCGTTGCAGAACCTGAATGGTACGGCGGATTTCGTCGTCACGGCCGATCACCGGATCGAGCTTGCCGTCTTCGGCACGCTTGGTCAGGTCGACAGTGTATTTATCCAGCGCTTGCCGCGACTCCTCGTGATTGGCGTCGTTGACTGCTTCGCCGCCACGCAGGTTGTTGATCGCGTTCTCCAGGGCTTTCTTGCTCACACCCTGACCGAGCAGCAACTTGCCGAGCTTGCTGTTCTCGTCCATCGCGGCTAGCAGCACCAGTTCGCTGGAAATGAACTGATCGCCCTTCTGCTGGGCCAGGCGGTCAGCCTGATTGAGCAGGCGCGCCAGATCCTGCGACATGTTCACATCGCCGGTCGGGTTCTGGATTTTCGGTAATTGGTCGAGCTCTTTGGTCAGCTCTTTACGCAAGCTGTTGACGTCAAAGCCTACCTGCATCAGCAGCGGCTTGATCGAACCGCCCTGCTGCTCAAGCATGGCCTGCATCAAGTGCGCCGGCTCGATGGCCGGATGATCATGGCCGACGGCCAACGACTGGGCGTCGGACAAGGCCAACTGTAATTTGCTGGTTAAACGGTCTATACGCATGGGTCACCTTCCTTTTGAGCAGGCCGGACCTAAGAAACCATCCTGAATAAAGAAACCTGCCAGATACCGCTATAGATGCGGTCGATTCTGCAAGATTCAAGCGTCAGCGGGTTGATGCAGATCAGACAGTTTAGCGGGTGAGCCAGATCAGGGAGGCGAAGCGACCCGTGCGAGGCGCACGGCGATACGAGAAGAAGCGCGGATCGCTCACGGTGCAGAAACCGCCACCATAAACAGCGGTGACACCCCGTTCAGCCAGACGCAAGCGCGCCAGCTGATAGATGTCGGCCATGAACTTGCCGGGGTTGTCGCTCGGCACGAAAGCCGTCGCCGCTTCCGGCAACTGCTTGACGAAGACTTCGCGCACTTCCGCTCCGACTTCAAAGGCTTGCGGGCCGATGGCCGGGCCGAGCCAGACCAGCACGTCCTCAGGTGTAACATCGAGGCTGTCGAGGGTGGCTTCAAGCACACCCGCCGCCAGACCGCGCCAACCGGCGTGAGCCGCAGCAACGCGAGTGCCGGCACGATCGCAGAACAATGCTGGCAGGCAGTCCGCCGTCATCGCCGTGCAGGCAATTCCGGGGGTTGTCGTCCAGCTGGCATCGGCAGTCGCGACTACCTCCGGATCAGCTTGTGCCACGGTAATCCCGTGCACCTGCTGCAACCAGGCAGGCTGTATGGAGAAGTGCTCGGTCAGACGCCGACGGTTCTCGGCGACCGCCTGCGGATGATCATCGACATGATCGCCCAGATTGAGGCTGTCGAACGGCGCCTCGCTGACACCACCCTCGCGGGTGGTGACGCAGGCTTTGACGCTGGCCGGCGCAGGCCAGTCCGGCGTCAGCCAGTTCATCCGACGAATGCCTCGCGATCCTGCTTGAGCAGGGTCAGCAGCCAGACGAAATCTTCTGGCAGCGGCGATTCCCAGCTCATCCGCTCACCGCTCGTCGGGTGATCGAGTTCGAGGAAACGCGCGTGCAGGGCCTGACGCGGGAAGTGCTTGAGCGATTCGACCATGGTCGGGTTCGCTGCAGGCGGAATGCGGAAACGCCCGCCGTACGCCGGGTCGCCGACCAACGGGAAGTTGATGTGCGCCATGTGCACGCGGATCTGGTGCGTACGACCGGTTTCCAGCTTCACCCGTACATGGGTGTGCGAACGGAAACGCTCCAGCACGCGATAGTGGCTGACCGCAGGCTTGCCGCCCTCCATCACCGCCATGCGCTGGCGCTGCTGGCCGTGACGACCGATCGGCGCGTTGATCTTGCCCCCGGCGGTGACCACACCGATGACAATGCATTCATAGATGCGACTGACGCTGCGGCTCTGCAACTGCGTGACCAGTTTGGTCTGCGCCTGAATGGTCTTGGCCACCACCATCAGACCGGTGGTGTCCTTGTCCAGACGATGGACGATGCCGGCCCGTGGGACATTGATGATGTCCGGCACGTGGTGCAACAAGGCATTGAGCAGGGTGCCATCGGCGTGACCGGCAGCCGGGTGCACCACCAGGCCCGCAGGCTTGTTGATCACCAGAATGTCGTCATCTTCATAGACGATGTCGAGCTCGATGTCCTGGGCGATCCACTCGCCCTGGGCTTCCTGCTCGGCCGTCAGTTCGAGGACGGCACCGCCATGCACGATGTCGCGCGGGCGGATCACCGCCCCGTCCACAGTCAGGCGACCTTCTTTGATCCAGGCGGAAAGGCGCGAGCGCGAGTGCTCAGCGAAGAGTTGGGCGGCGACTTGATCGAGGCGTTGGCCGCCCAATTCGGACGGCACCTCTGCGCGAAGTTCTATTTTATCGGACATGCTCGGACTGGGCGTCGGCACAGCCTTTGGTTTCGGCTGCGCGCTTGTGGTTAAATACGGCGTCTTTTGCCCCGAGGCTTTTCAACGGGGCGCTCATCATAACAGGACGGCCCCGCCCAAGACAGCGGCCGTCATAGGGACGCAAGCCGCCATGCAAGTGAAACACCTGCTGCTGATCGCCATCCTCGCATTGACCGCTGCTTGCTCATCGAAGGAAGTCGTAGACGAAAACCTCAGCGAAGCCGAGCTGTACCAGCAGGCTCAGACTGATCTGGACAACAACAGCTACACCAGCGCCACAGCCAAGCTGAAGGCTCTGGAGTCGCGTTATCCGTTCGGTCGCTACGCCGA comes from the Pseudomonas granadensis genome and includes:
- the clpB gene encoding ATP-dependent chaperone ClpB codes for the protein MRIDRLTSKLQLALSDAQSLAVGHDHPAIEPAHLMQAMLEQQGGSIKPLLMQVGFDVNSLRKELTKELDQLPKIQNPTGDVNMSQDLARLLNQADRLAQQKGDQFISSELVLLAAMDENSKLGKLLLGQGVSKKALENAINNLRGGEAVNDANHEESRQALDKYTVDLTKRAEDGKLDPVIGRDDEIRRTIQVLQRRTKNNPVLIGEPGVGKTAIAEGLAQRIINGEVPDGLKGKRLLSLDMGALIAGAKYRGEFEERLKGLLNELSKQEGQIILFIDELHTMVGAGKGEGSMDAGNMLKPALARGELHCVGATTLNEYRQYIEKDAALERRFQKVLVDEPSEEDTIAILRGLKERYEVHHKVAITDGAIIAAAKLSHRYITDRQLPDKAIDLIDEAASRIRMEIDSKPEVLDRLERRLIQLKVESQALKKESDDAAKKRLEKLQEEIERHEREYSDLEEIWNSEKAEVQGSAQIQQKIEQSRQELEAARRKGDLNRMAELQYGVIPDLERSLQMVDQHGKSENQLLRSKVTEEEIAEVVSKWTGIPVSKMLEGERDKLMKMESLLHKRVIGQEEAVVAVANAVRRSRAGLSDPNRPSGSFMFLGPTGVGKTELCKALAEFLFDTEEAMVRIDMSEFMEKHSVARLIGAPPGYVGYEEGGYLTEAVRRKPYSVILMDEVEKAHPDVFNILLQVLEDGRLTDSHGRTVDFRNTVIVMTSNLGSMQIQELVGDREAQRAAVMDALTSHFRPEFINRVDEVVIFEPLARDQIAGITEIQLGRLRSRLAERELKLELSPEAMDKLIAVGYDPVYGARPLKRAIQRWIENPLAQLILSGHFMPGDTATGTVENEEIVFN
- the pgeF gene encoding peptidoglycan editing factor PgeF, with the protein product MNWLTPDWPAPASVKACVTTREGGVSEAPFDSLNLGDHVDDHPQAVAENRRRLTEHFSIQPAWLQQVHGITVAQADPEVVATADASWTTTPGIACTAMTADCLPALFCDRAGTRVAAAHAGWRGLAAGVLEATLDSLDVTPEDVLVWLGPAIGPQAFEVGAEVREVFVKQLPEAATAFVPSDNPGKFMADIYQLARLRLAERGVTAVYGGGFCTVSDPRFFSYRRAPRTGRFASLIWLTR
- a CDS encoding methyl-accepting chemotaxis protein; the encoded protein is MQQNLRETLQGISGSATQLASAADELNAVTLDSSQGLQQQNNEIEQAATAVNEMTTAVEEVARNAVSTSDATRQSSDSAQLGQERVSETASAISALAADVQHTGELVQSLANQSQDIGKVLDVIRAIAEQTNLLALNAAIEAARAGESGRGFAVVADEVRALAHRTQQSTQEIEQMVQGMRNGSSLALESMQASAARASTTLSMAARAGEALQTITASVHEIHERNLVIASAAEEQAQVAREVDRNLVNIRDLSVRSAAGADQTSASSHELSKLANALQGMVRRFQL
- the rluD gene encoding 23S rRNA pseudouridine(1911/1915/1917) synthase RluD, giving the protein MSDKIELRAEVPSELGGQRLDQVAAQLFAEHSRSRLSAWIKEGRLTVDGAVIRPRDIVHGGAVLELTAEQEAQGEWIAQDIELDIVYEDDDILVINKPAGLVVHPAAGHADGTLLNALLHHVPDIINVPRAGIVHRLDKDTTGLMVVAKTIQAQTKLVTQLQSRSVSRIYECIVIGVVTAGGKINAPIGRHGQQRQRMAVMEGGKPAVSHYRVLERFRSHTHVRVKLETGRTHQIRVHMAHINFPLVGDPAYGGRFRIPPAANPTMVESLKHFPRQALHARFLELDHPTSGERMSWESPLPEDFVWLLTLLKQDREAFVG